GGGTTGGACGGAAGAAATCCACTGCCGCCAGAGGTCATGACGCTGTTTGACCTGTTGATCCTTGGGCAGACGCGAGAGCGCTCTTGAATGGAGTGAAGATGAGAAGGCAATCGTTCTGGCTTTTGGCCTTGTCATTGATGCTTGCTACCGGGGGGGGCGATGCACATTCTTCGGAGCCGTCCTACGACGGCCTGAGTGTAGGGGTATTTAACTACAGGCCATGCAACCTGAGTCGACGAGTTGAAGCGTGATCATTTCGAGTATATCCAGTCAGGAGCCGCCCATGGTTAAAGCGACACAACCCGATCATGCTGACCGGCCCCAAACAGGATGCTAGACGTCATGCTGACGGGACACGCAATCAGCCTCTTTTTTTCACGCGTTCGATCGCCATCGCAATCGCGACGACGCAGACCGCAAGCTGAAGTGAACATGAAAATCAGATTCTCTTACGCGCTACTTCTGTCCCTGACACTCATCACCGGATGCGATGCGTTTTCGTCCGAGCCGACGTATGGCGGGTTGAGCATTGGGGGCTTCAACTACACACCGTATAACCTGAGTCGGTTCGTTGTCTACGACAGGTATGGCAATACCGCCGGCGGCGGCGGCGATCTGATGCCGGGTTCCGGTCAGGGAAGCCTTAGTTGTTGCTACAAATTGAAAGGGACTGATTTCACAGTGAAATGGGACGTCTACGATGCAGACGAGGCGATCAAGGACCTCTACGCGCCGATCCGGAAGATTCACAAGGTTACAGAGGTTCATTTACCCCCGACAAAGCTCGAAGGTGGAGCCGGCACGCGCATCCTCGGCCTGCACTTCTACCCGGACGATCACATCGAATTCGAGTTTCGAAATGACCTGAGAGGCACGCGCATCGAGTACGACGAGATCTGGGGATGGCTCGATCGAACATACGGCAAACAACTCAATCCCGAAGGGCTGCACGATTCGGTTGTGTTCCGGCAAACCGCGCGCGTTGCGGCGGGGGGATGGACAAAGTACCGCCTCACCGATAAGCGAGATCTTCGCTGGTACGT
The Cupriavidus basilensis DNA segment above includes these coding regions:
- a CDS encoding DUF3304 domain-containing protein, which codes for MKIRFSYALLLSLTLITGCDAFSSEPTYGGLSIGGFNYTPYNLSRFVVYDRYGNTAGGGGDLMPGSGQGSLSCCYKLKGTDFTVKWDVYDADEAIKDLYAPIRKIHKVTEVHLPPTKLEGGAGTRILGLHFYPDDHIEFEFRNDLRGTRIEYDEIWGWLDRTYGKQLNPEGLHDSVVFRQTARVAAGGWTKYRLTDKRDLRWYVYYAMLVNPKFDEHPAVQNILAKTKDKPGEFGAAMEQLPAPIVDELKRDQFKHIQSGAAHG